GATCGCTACATGGCGAGCGTCGTCATACAAAATGTGCTCATAAATCTCATCGGTCACAGCGATGACATTCCACCGCAGGCACAGATCAGCGATCAGTTGCAGTTCCTCACGCGTGAAGACCTTGCCGGTGGGATTGTTGGGTGTGTTGATGATAATCGCTTTCGTTTTGTCGTTAAACGCGGCGCTCAACTCATCAGGATCAAAATGCCAATCCGGCCAATGAAGCGGCACGAACCGCGGCGTGGCCCCCGACAAGATCGCGTCAGGTCCATAATTCTCATAAAACGGCTCAAAGATGATCACCTCATCGCCGGGGTTGATAATGGCCATTAACGCAGCGATCATCGCTTCGGTTGATCCGCAGGTGACCGTGATTTCCGTCTCTGGGTCCACGTCGAGTCCCAGCGACCATCGTGTCTTCTCGGCCAGCGCCTCGCGAAATCCTTTGGCGCCCCAAGTAATCGCATACTGGTTGATGTCAGCATTGATGGCATCAATCGCCGCTTGCTTAATCACATCGGGTGAAGGAAAATCGGCAAAGCCTTGCGCCAGATTGATCGCTCCGTATTGCTGCGCCAATCGGGTCATCTCGCGGATGACCGATTCGGTGAAGCTATCCGCCTTATAGGAAGTGATTTTTTTCGGCCCCGGTTGGCTCATACGTCCTCCCCAGTAGTGGCCGGTTAGTTTATCAGAAATGGCGTGCGAAGGAAAATGGATGCAGGGTTATGGCCGTAGCTCTTGGCGCAATTGCTCGACCAGAGATTGAATCGCCGGCGCTTCGTTGCTGTCAGGCGCTAATGCGAGAAATCGCTCCAACGCGACCAGGGCTTCTTGCTTGCGGTTTACGTTCAGCAACGTAGTGCCTAACAAGCTGTAGAGGATTGGCTCTGCATCGCCATTCTGGGCAATGGCCTGTTGCATGTGGGGAATGGCTTCGTCAGGAGCATCCATAAATTCCAGTGTCATGGCCAAGCCAGCATGCGCTTCAGGAGAAAAATTTCGCGCCAGCCGCAGCGCGCGCCGGTAGTTTTGCACTGCTTCTTCATACAGGCCCATTCCGCGCAAGATATTTGCTAGCACGGTGTAGCCTTCGGGGTCTTGGCGGCGACGTTCAGCAATTGCCGCCTCGGCCTGTTGTTGAGCCTCCTCGTAGCGGTTGAGCGCAAGCAGTGACCGTGCCAATCCCAATCGAGCTGCCGGAAATGATGGGCGCAGTTCCAATGCCCGCTGATATTCAGTCACAGCATCGGCGTGCCGTCTTTCTTCACGCCACTGTTCAGCGCGTTGATAAGCCTGTTCGGCGGGGTCGCGCGTTGGAATCAACCGCAGTGCCAACCGTTCGACTTGGCCGGCTGCCACGCGAAACTCCGAGCGATAATCTTTGAAATCAACTTTGCGCGCGCGTAACTGATAGCGTCCGGCCGGCAGTTGCTGAATCACGAGCTGACCGCGCTCATTCGTTTTGCCGCGAAACGCTCCGTTCAAGTAGACAGAAACGCCAGGCTCTTGTGTCACCACGACGACCCGGGCTGTGGCATGACGCGCGCGTGATTTGGTCGCCGGTTGGCCGGCGAGCGCCAGCTCTTGCGAAAGGCTTGCTGAAAGCCCCACGGTGAGCCACATCACCGCGCATGGTTTCAGTAGAAGATTCCCTCTGCTCATCGCTGACCGTAAAGTCGCCGGTAGTGGGCAGCGTTGCGAATCACGGCCTGAACATATAATCGCGTTTCGCGGATGGGAATGCTCTCGACCCATTCATCAATCTCCCGATGTCCTGACTCGCGCAGCCAACGCGCTACACGCGCTGGCCCACCGTTGTACGCTGCCACCGCATACTCCAAACGCCCAAACTGTCGAAGCAAATCAGCCAGGTAGGTTGTGCCAAGTCGGATACTCAACTCCGGCTCGAACAACTGCGACGGCGCAATCTTCCGCAGTCCCTGCCGTCGGGCCACCAACTGACCAGTGGACGGAATGATCTGCATCAGTCCAAGCGCATTGGCCGAAGACCGCGCATTGGGATCAAACGATGATTCTTGCCGAATCAAGCCAGCAACCACATAGGCATCCAGTGCAGCAGTTCGACTCTCGCGTTGAATCGTCTCCCAGTAAGCCAATGG
This portion of the Blastocatellia bacterium genome encodes:
- a CDS encoding tetratricopeptide repeat protein; its protein translation is MGLSASLSQELALAGQPATKSRARHATARVVVVTQEPGVSVYLNGAFRGKTNERGQLVIQQLPAGRYQLRARKVDFKDYRSEFRVAAGQVERLALRLIPTRDPAEQAYQRAEQWREERRHADAVTEYQRALELRPSFPAARLGLARSLLALNRYEEAQQQAEAAIAERRRQDPEGYTVLANILRGMGLYEEAVQNYRRALRLARNFSPEAHAGLAMTLEFMDAPDEAIPHMQQAIAQNGDAEPILYSLLGTTLLNVNRKQEALVALERFLALAPDSNEAPAIQSLVEQLRQELRP
- a CDS encoding aminotransferase class I/II-fold pyridoxal phosphate-dependent enzyme, producing the protein MSQPGPKKITSYKADSFTESVIREMTRLAQQYGAINLAQGFADFPSPDVIKQAAIDAINADINQYAITWGAKGFREALAEKTRWSLGLDVDPETEITVTCGSTEAMIAALMAIINPGDEVIIFEPFYENYGPDAILSGATPRFVPLHWPDWHFDPDELSAAFNDKTKAIIINTPNNPTGKVFTREELQLIADLCLRWNVIAVTDEIYEHILYDDARHVAIATLDGMRERTITINGMSKTYSVTGWRVGYAIAPAEITSAIRKVHDFLTVGAPAPLQEAGATALRLPPSYYQQLATEYAERRSTLLPVLEQLGLKPCWPQGAYYTITQIDAFGFTDDVQFAHYLVKEIGVAVVPGSSFYQDPQRGRHQVRFSFCKKIETLQAAAERLRRLA